From Homalodisca vitripennis isolate AUS2020 chromosome 1, UT_GWSS_2.1, whole genome shotgun sequence, the proteins below share one genomic window:
- the LOC124352982 gene encoding mitochondrial intermembrane space import and assembly protein 40-B translates to MSYCRREGKDTILFATKEDHQQPSSVSIPPPEPGPGLIMPDGSINWNCPCLGGMATGPCGIEFRDAFTCFHYSAAEPKGSDCYAAFQTMQDCMAKYPTVYNRGDDEEDFPMVEADKSDTNNVSNGKSIEDSKSNSVVEKKK, encoded by the coding sequence ATGTCTTACTGTCGTCGCGAAGGGAAAGACACTATTTTGTTTGCCACGAAGGAGGATCACCAACAGCCGAGCTCGGTCAGTATCCCACCGCCCGAGCCGGGTCCAGGGCTGATCATGCCCGACGGGTCCATCAACTGGAACTGTCCTTGTCTGGGTGGGATGGCGACAGGACCTTGTGGGATCGAGTTCCGAGATGCATTCACCTGCTTCCACTACAGTGCGGCGGAACCTAAGGGCTCCGACTGCTATGCCGCGTTCCAGACTATGCAGGATTGTATGGCCAAGTATCCTACAGTGTACAACAGGGGAGACGATGAGGAGGATTTCCCTATGGTGGAGGCAGACAAATCTGACACAAACAATGTGAGTAACGGTAAAAGTATAGAAGACAGCAAGAGTAATAGTGTGGTTGAGAAGAAGAAATAG